Within Gilvibacter sp. SZ-19, the genomic segment TCGGTGGCAGAAGATGAACCAAAATGGGCTCAAGATTGTGATCTAGATCAGTTATTAGAGGCGATACAACAGCTTCCAGATCAATACCGACTGGTCTTTAGTTTATATGTACTAGACGATCACAGCCACCAAGAAATAGCCGATAAGCTCAGCGTTAGTATCGGCACCTCTAAATCTAACCTCCATCGGGCAAAAGTGCTTTTAAAAAAAAGCTTAGCCAACAAACTAATGACTAAACCGGCCTAACATTTAGCTTATGAATACCCAAGATCCAATAGAAAAAATAATAAAAGCTCGTATGGAGGGCGTACATAAGACCACTGATGTACCTAGCTGGGATACTGTTGCTCAAAGCCTGAAGCGCAAGAAACGCAATAAGTATGTCTTCTGGTTGTGGAGCTCTGCTGGCGTTCTCGGACTACTCGCCTTACTTCTGTTTAATAATTTCGGATCTCAGCCCGAAGCTGAATCGAATCCTCCTGCTGTTTCCCAGGAAGTAATAATACCGGCAGACTCATTAGAACAGCAAAACAGCCTGAGCTCTGAAGAAAACACCGAGTTACAGAAAGACATAGATAACAACGAAAACCCTACCGAGATTGCCACCAGCAAAGAAGAAATTCTTGCCAAAGACAAGCAACCAACAGGGGATTCACCAGATTTTACCGAAGGAGCCACTCCTACACCAACTTATTATTATTACGACTCCAAGACTGGAAAGCAAATCAGCACCAAAGACAAGAAGGTCATTGACAGTATTCTGAAAAGCAAAGAATCCGAAGGGAATAATAATTAAGATATATTCACTAAGCAAAGCTTAAACAAAACACTAACAAGCATTAGCTTTCTGTTTACCAACTACTTAGGTCGGTGAAAATCTACTGTAAGTGTGCTTTTTCTATTGTAATTCTCGAGGAAATTCGCTATCTTTAAGAAAATCATCCCCACGATGAAAACGTCTATACACACAGTCTGCTATGTGAGTACGGCGATTTCAACAATTACCAATGACAATGTGAACGAGGTTTTTGACGGCATCGTTGAAAAGAACCTCAGCCTTGGTATTACGGGTGTATTGTTGTTTTCGCACGAAAATTTTATGCAGGTCATGGAAGGCCCGCCTCACAACCTATTGCCACTTTACGAGACCATTAAGCGCGACCAGCGGCACCACCACATAATTGAGATCCTAAATCAATCCACAAGCGAACGAATGTTTGAAAACTATCAAACCGGTTTTTCTATAGTCGATAATTCCGATCAGATTTTTAGTCTTCAGAAATACCTGAGATTCATTGAAGATAATTTTGACGGAGCCGTGAAAAAACGAGCAGAAGTAGTTAGACCCTTCATTTATTGATTATTTTTGCACAAAATAAATCATCGATGAGCACCCTTATTGCACCTTCTATTCTCGCTGCGGATTTTGGAAACCTTCACCGCGATGTCCATATGGTAAACAAAAGTGAGGCCGATTGGTTCCATTTAGACGTTATGGACGGTGTTTTTGTTCCAAATATTTCATTTGGTATGCCTGTAATAAAGGCAATTGCTCAAGAAGCGGAAAAGACCTTAGATGTTCATTTAATGATCGTAGATCCGGACCGTTATATTCAAACCTTTGCAGATCTCGGCGCCAATGTGCTCACTGTACATTACGAAGCCTGCACGCATCTTCACAGAACCGTACAAGCTATCAAGGCTGCAGGTATGCAAGCCGGAGTCGCTATGAATCCTCACACTCCTGTTTCTTTATTGTCGGACATCATTGCAGACCTAGACCTGGTTTGCCTGATGAGTGTAAACCCAGGTTTTGGCGGACAATCCTTCATAGAGAATACCTACGCTAAGGTACGCGAACTACGTGCGCTGATAGCAGAAAAAGGTGCCAAGACCCTTATAGAAATAGACGGAGGCGTTAAAGACAACAATGCAGCGGCCTTAGTTGAGGCTGGTGCAGACGTTCTCGTTGCCGGTAGTTTTGTCTTCCGCTCAGACAATCCAACCGCGACTATTAGCAACCTAAAAGCGACTACCTCTCAAGTTTCTTATTAGTACCCTAAAAATTTAAAATTGAGCAACATTCGGGTGTGGTCATAGAGTTCCGGAAAGTTCGCCTTAAAGGTGCCAGGAGACTCCATAAAGTATTCTGAGAGAACCGCCATGAACTCATATTCGTTAGTAAAGGCGTATTCTCTAAAGTATCGGGTCTCGTCCAAGCGGTCTTTCACCTCTTGATGGGTTAGGCGCTTTAGTATCTTTTGAAATTGGACTTGAAAACGTGCGGAATCGGTATCTCCCCCCCTTTTGGCCTCCAGTTGCATGGCGTGCATAAATTCGTGTATACCCAAATTAATATTGTCATGCCCATCTTCCAGTCCTGCCTCAAAGTCTTTCCAAGATAAAACCAAAGCCCGACCACCAGGATTCAACTCTCCTTTGTGATAGGTCTGATTGATATTGCTAAAGAATTCCTCCGGATAGATCAAAATAAAATGGATCAGACTATAGGTATAGTTCTTTCTACCAAAACTCAGCATACATCCTACAGCAGCGATCAAAACTTTCATTCTATCTGTAAGCACCAGATCTTCCCGAGGGATAAACTCTTTATCCTTAATAAAGCTCGCTACACGATGTTGAAACTGTCGGCGGTGCTTTCTATTGAGCTTTCTGTAAAAAGGGAATTCGGTCTCGAGTATACGCAGTTGATTTCGAGGCAATTTTCGATAAGAGAAATACTGCCTCACCAATGGTCTTCCAAAATGCTCGGCATAGAAATTCTCAAAGACACGAAAGAGAAACAATAGGAATCCCAACGCAACTATGCCGTAAGCATAGGGCGCAAGCCAAGCGATATTTTCATCTGGTTGTTGCAGTATCATGGGGATTCTTTGGGCCACGTAAGATATATAAATTACTTTAAATCAATCAGTAGGGTAAACATATACAAAAAAGCAGGTCTGTAAAGGACCTGCTTTGAAAAATATATCTTTTAAGCCTCCTTTAGTCGCTAGATAGTATGCTCAACACATACCAGAACAACAACATCAAAGCTCCGAAGAGACCTAGAGAAGCTGCCACATACTGCTCTTGTCTGTACTTGTGAACCATTTGAGAGGTTTGATACAAGATAGAGCCCGCAGCCAAAACTATCATTCCAACGCTAAACCAAAGCCCCAGATCAAAACCGAACAAGGTCCCCGCAATAATAAGACCCATAGCGATAAAAAATCCTATGGTGAGACCTGTCTTTAGATAAGAGAAGTCTTTCTTAGTAAGCAGCACAGCAGCCGTCAGACCAGAAAAGAGCGAAAGTGTGATAATAGCCGCCTGATTCAGCAATTCTCCAGCGCCATCGCCAGCAACATAGAGTGCAATTCCTATAAGCGGAATAAAAATAAAGGCCTCGGCAACTACGTACAAGAACAGCGCCGCATACTGCGTATTGCGATCTGTGGTTCCCATGGCCATAGACTCTGCCTTAGAAGTGGCAAACATAAAGCCTCCTAAAAGCAAAAGCCAGGTCCAGCCTTCGGCCAGCGAAAAGGCAAAATTCACTACTGCCGGGATCTGAAAGAAGATCGCCTCCACAGCAATGAATAACAAAACAGCCCCTGCCACATGCCCATAGGTCTTTTTGTAAAAGGCTACTTGTTCTTCTTGAGTCAGGTCTGCAACCATTTGCGGCTTAGCCTGTGGCTCATGAATTTCTTGAATTTGTTCCATATTAATTGTGTTAGTTATCGCTTAGATGATTCACCAACAAACTGTTGGCTTTTATTTTTAAATAGGACATTAAAGGTGGTCAGACTTCCATAACAGCGCGTAATGTATTGCTGAATGTCTATCTTTTCTTCCTCGTCCAGTTTCTTGTTGGAATTGATCTTCTGTTCCAAGACACGCAGCCTATCGCGCAGCATCACGATCTTGTTAAAGAAGGTCTTTACCGGTATCTCTTTAGCAGCCAAATTAGGGTCCGAAGGTTGCAAGGTCATAGTTCCGCCATTCCATTTATCTCCAAGAGGTACTATCTCGGTGACATCACTCCACTTCTGCAATATCTCTCTCAGGCTTTTTTCAATTTCATAGAAACTCACAGTGTCGACCTCGTCGTCTACCGCCTCTATTATCTCAAAATCGGCATCAACCCCAATGGTCTCTAGGCCAGAATCCATAAAAGTGACCCAATACATTTTGGCGGTTACATTAGTGACTACTCCTTTGCCATAATCTGGGTGTGCGATCCGCGAGCCTATGCCCAATATTCTATTCATGAATTTTCTTTTCTCCTAAATTAAACACTTTCTTTCATCTTGCCAATAATCATCCTTAAATAAACACCTCATAACTGACCAATATCATTGTAAGAAAATACTGTTCCCGCTAAGTTTGAACAAATTAATCTTAGTGTTATGAAAACAACCATTAAAGTTCAAAATTTGAGATGTTCCGGTTGTGTAAACACCATTAGTAACCGACTGGAGCGCATTCATGGAGTATTAGAGGTGTCGGTTAATCCAGAGACCAACGAAGTCTGTTTAACCCACAACAATAAATCAACACTCAACGCTGCTATTTACAAATTGAGCAAGCTTGGATATCCCTTAGAAACCGCCTTGAACAGCCTAGGCAAAAAGGCGAATGCTTTGGTAAGTTGTGCCAAAGGCAGAACGGGAATCGCAGACATGCTTTATCATGTACAACAACAGCGAAAAAGAGAAGCCTATTAATTGTATTGATTAGGTTTACGAGCGCCTCGTGAAGTAGAACAAGTTCACTTCACGACCGCGCTCTCCACTATATCTTTTTGGCTTGCCAAAAAGGCTATCGAAATGAAGTTTTACAACAGTAAAACCAAACGTCTTGCAGAGGTTTGATGGAGATACATGCTGCGACAAGCCCTGCAGCGAACTGCGTTCTGCTGCTGGATCGCTGGCGCGAGGGAATTACTAATCATCACAAGGTAATCGAATACCTGCGTCCTTATGAATCTCTGTAATTTCTTTAGACAATTCTATTATTTCGACCTTCTTCAACCGATCTTGAATTGCTTCTAATACAATTAAGTAATTAAAGTAATCTTGATAAAGAAGGTCTTTGTCAAATTTGAGAAGAACAAGATCATATTTCGAAAATAGATCAAATATTGCCTCAGCTTCAAGCAATGCCGTTCTGTTTCCAGCTCCACGGTAAAGACCATCTGATTTTAGCGTAAGAGAGATACAGTTCTTAGCATTCAATACCTCATCGATTGCGTTCTGTTGCACAGAATAAATTGCCTGCTCTACTGTTCTTATTGTATTTAGAAGATAAGGTCTTGGTGGAACAGGCAGTTCACTTGGAATTGTATTTTTAATACTATCTCTCTTAATCAGATCAGATTGTGTTAACATATGATCCGGAATATTAAGTATAAAAAAAGAGGAATGATTAGGATATCGAATTGCTTTTACCCTAGAACTTATCCTTTTCTCGTCCGAAGCTCTGTAATAAAAATAAAGTTTGGAGGCAGTAGTTGATGCAATTTGCGACTTTACCATATCCACCGTCTCATAAGCAACATCCTTATCAATAATCAAATGAACCTGAGCTTTTGGAATCATAAAATAACTGCCGTAGTTAGGTATGCCTTTGTACAGTGCTTTAGACAAATCAGCAGGTGAAATTGTATCGTTAAAAAGGATTATTTCTTCCGTTTTTAGAATATAGATCGGGTAATAAGGTGTAGATACTGATCGATAATCCCCATCATACGCAGGCAACTCCATGTCTGAAGTCTGTCCAGAGCAAATCGCGCAAGCAAAAAGGACAATAAGTAGAATTTTGATTTTCATTAAGCATTATGATATTAGGGGAGATCATAAAACTAATAAAAATGGATTACTCGCTGGAATAACGCCGCTGGCGCCAATAGAATTGTTCGCTAAACGGACATCGAGTGAATTTTGATCCGCAAAATTTGTATCGAGATGTCAATAAATGAACTAATTACTTCCCACGCGACAGGCCAATGCCTCAGCTAAAAATGTCCACAGGACATTTTCTTCACGCTCGGCAGCCTCCAACGCTCCGCGACCAAC encodes:
- a CDS encoding BLUF domain-containing protein, which gives rise to MKTSIHTVCYVSTAISTITNDNVNEVFDGIVEKNLSLGITGVLLFSHENFMQVMEGPPHNLLPLYETIKRDQRHHHIIEILNQSTSERMFENYQTGFSIVDNSDQIFSLQKYLRFIEDNFDGAVKKRAEVVRPFIY
- the rpe gene encoding ribulose-phosphate 3-epimerase, which translates into the protein MSTLIAPSILAADFGNLHRDVHMVNKSEADWFHLDVMDGVFVPNISFGMPVIKAIAQEAEKTLDVHLMIVDPDRYIQTFADLGANVLTVHYEACTHLHRTVQAIKAAGMQAGVAMNPHTPVSLLSDIIADLDLVCLMSVNPGFGGQSFIENTYAKVRELRALIAEKGAKTLIEIDGGVKDNNAAALVEAGADVLVAGSFVFRSDNPTATISNLKATTSQVSY
- a CDS encoding zinc-dependent peptidase; protein product: MILQQPDENIAWLAPYAYGIVALGFLLFLFRVFENFYAEHFGRPLVRQYFSYRKLPRNQLRILETEFPFYRKLNRKHRRQFQHRVASFIKDKEFIPREDLVLTDRMKVLIAAVGCMLSFGRKNYTYSLIHFILIYPEEFFSNINQTYHKGELNPGGRALVLSWKDFEAGLEDGHDNINLGIHEFMHAMQLEAKRGGDTDSARFQVQFQKILKRLTHQEVKDRLDETRYFREYAFTNEYEFMAVLSEYFMESPGTFKANFPELYDHTRMLLNFKFLGY
- a CDS encoding Bax inhibitor-1 family protein, whose protein sequence is MEQIQEIHEPQAKPQMVADLTQEEQVAFYKKTYGHVAGAVLLFIAVEAIFFQIPAVVNFAFSLAEGWTWLLLLGGFMFATSKAESMAMGTTDRNTQYAALFLYVVAEAFIFIPLIGIALYVAGDGAGELLNQAAIITLSLFSGLTAAVLLTKKDFSYLKTGLTIGFFIAMGLIIAGTLFGFDLGLWFSVGMIVLAAGSILYQTSQMVHKYRQEQYVAASLGLFGALMLLFWYVLSILSSD
- a CDS encoding heavy-metal-associated domain-containing protein, producing the protein MKTTIKVQNLRCSGCVNTISNRLERIHGVLEVSVNPETNEVCLTHNNKSTLNAAIYKLSKLGYPLETALNSLGKKANALVSCAKGRTGIADMLYHVQQQRKREAY